The following nucleotide sequence is from Methanobrevibacter thaueri.
AAATGTATATTTTATATAAAATAAATAATAAATAATATAATAAAATATATAATAAAAAATATAATATCATAATGAGGTTTATAACATGACCATAAGGAAACTGGTAGGAACTCTGGAAAACAAAGGCCCGTACATTGACCAGTCAACAGGCCACTGGTTTTACTGGAACGGCACTAGATATGTTGATAGTGGCTATCCTTACGCTGTAAAACCCATTATTGAATTTAAAATCGAAAATGGAATATTATATTACTCAATTACTTGGGAGGCACAATGAAATACATAAAATACTTTGAAACAATCAAAGAGTACGAGTCCTGGATGAAAGTAGAAGAAAACGCTGAAGAGGTATACCAAAGCGAAGAAAAGATTTGTGTTGACGGAATAATTCTCAGCCACACATACAAAGAGGAGGAAATTTAAATGATTTATGAATTCTTGGAGCGAAACAGAAAGGACATTGACATTTTAACTTCATTTCTTGTTACAGCCATTCCAATTGTCATGCTCTATTCAGAAGCATTAGGAATTACTGAAAATACAATTCCTTACTGCATTCTCATGATAATCTTAGGAATAGCTAGTCATTACGCAAGTAGGATAAGGGGTGAAGGAGATGTTGAAGACGCCAAACAAAAAGCTAAAAGAGTATTGGGATTCCTTGAAGAAAAATAAGATTCTTTGGAGGATATTGTTATCATGAACAGAATAAAAAAGAAGATATTCATATGTAACTTTACCAAAACAATTTCAAGTGCTGTTTTAACAGCAATAGCCATCAACATTATCATGACCAATGCAACAAAGTATGCTTTAATTGAAGGACTATTGCCATTTACATTAGCCATTGTTATTGTCGCATTAATTGACATTTATGAGTATAGATGTGAAAAAGAGGATAAGGTTAATTTGGATGAACTGGAAGATAGAATCGAAAAGTTGGAAGGTAATGTAGATGGTGAAAGGTAAGATTCTAATTGCGGTCCCAACATTTGAAAATATCAAACCGCAATGTTTCAAAAGTATTTATGGCCTTGTAAATCCTAAGGATTTTAATCTTTATTTCGATTATGTGAAAGGATATGACTGTGCACGTGCAAGAAACGAAATAGCAAAACTTGCAATCAAACATGACTTTGACTATGTGTTAATGGTAGATTCAGACGTTAGTGTACCAAAGGATGCTCTTGTTAAGCTATTGGAATGTGAAACAGACATTGCCCTAGGTTGGTATTTCAAGAAGAGAACAAGAACAGATGAATCCGTTATCTTTGATTTTGGAAAAGACTTCACAGGTGAAAACATGATTTATGCAAAAACATTGTCAGAACTTAATGATCCGTTTGAAGTTAAAGGTGGTGGACTTGGAATCAGTCTCGTTAATGTTAATGTCTTTAGAAAAATGGCATATCCATATTTCAAGTATGTAATCTATGATAATGACACAATATTGTCTGAAGACTTGTATTTCTGCAGTGAAGCAAGAAAATACGGAATGAATATCAAATGCAACCCAAATGTAAAAGGTGACCACATATACGAAGTGTTAATGTAAAATAGGTGATGTTAATGTCAAATCAAATAGTTTTATTGGAAGCAAGAAAAGAAGTCACTACTTTTCTCCTGGATGATGGAGATATAACATCAAAGGAAGTAGTGACTGAAACTGGTCAAGATATCGGCTATGAATACACTGCTAAACTCTATCCTGAAGATACAGTTGCAATTTCTCCAAATTCAAAGATAGGAAAAGAAATGGTGAAAAAATACACCGGAGATAATGATGAAGTGCCAAT
It contains:
- a CDS encoding glycosyltransferase family protein, with protein sequence MVKGKILIAVPTFENIKPQCFKSIYGLVNPKDFNLYFDYVKGYDCARARNEIAKLAIKHDFDYVLMVDSDVSVPKDALVKLLECETDIALGWYFKKRTRTDESVIFDFGKDFTGENMIYAKTLSELNDPFEVKGGGLGISLVNVNVFRKMAYPYFKYVIYDNDTILSEDLYFCSEARKYGMNIKCNPNVKGDHIYEVLM